Proteins encoded together in one Camelina sativa cultivar DH55 chromosome 9, Cs, whole genome shotgun sequence window:
- the LOC104711351 gene encoding protein SHOOT GRAVITROPISM 5-like, whose product MAEQQQQDHHKELQLLPSPPSSESSVVRKQRQTLITTDHHHQHNRSSSMIHHDLDLKLSISLSSITTAEDEHPSGGGGGVEALKWQAAEQIKLAAIEKAYAERVRELTRREMEMAQSEFARARVMWQKAREEVERAERLKERSMTKIDTTACLEITCHSCRQRFRP is encoded by the exons atggctgaacaacaacaacaagatcatCACAAAGAGCTTCAGCTTTTGCCTTCTCCACCGTCGAGTGAATCTTCTGTGGTAAGGAAACAACGACAAACACTTATCACAActgaccaccaccaccaacacaaTCGTTCCTCATCCATGATCCACCACGATCTTGACCTTAAACTCTCCATCAGCCTCAGCTCTATCACAACGGCGGAGGACGAGCATCcaagcggtggtggtggtggtgtggAGGCGCTGAAGTGGCAGGCGGCCGAGCAGATAAAGCTGGCGGCGATAGAGAAGGCTTACGCCGAGAGGGTTAGAGAGTTGACTCGCCGTGAGATGGAGATGGCTCAGTCTGAGTTTGCTCGTGCAAG GGTGATGTGGCAGAAGGCGAGGGAGGAGGTGGAGAGAGCTGAGAGGTTGAAGGAGAGATCAATGACCAAGATTGATACGACGGCTTGCTTGGAGATCACTTGCCACTCTTGCAGGCAAAGGTTTAggccttaa
- the LOC104711352 gene encoding acetolactate synthase, chloroplastic-like isoform X1 yields the protein MAAATTPSSSSIPFSTKPSSSKSPLPISRFTLPFALNPTKSSSSRRRGIKSTSLSISAVLNTTTNVSTTTPPSKPTKPEKKKFVSRFAPDQPRKGADILVEALERQGVETVFAYPGGASMEIHQALTRSSSIRNVLPRHEQGGVFAAEGYARSTGKPGICIATSGPGATNLVSGLADALLDSVPLVAITGQVPRRMIGTDAFQETPIVEVTRSITKHNYLVMDVEDIPRIVEEAFFLATSGRPGPVLVDVPKDIQQQLAIPNWEQAMRLPGYMSRMPKPPEDSHLEQIVRLISESKKPVLYVGGGCLNSSEELGRFVELTGIPVASTLMGLGAYPCDDELSLHMLGMHGTVYANYSVEHSDLLLAFGVRFDDRVTGKLEAFASRAKIVHIDIDSAEIGKNKTPHVSVCGDVKLALQGMNKVLENRAEELKLDFGVWRSELNEQKQKFPLSFKTFGEAIPPQYAIQVLDELTDGRAIISTGVGQHQMWAAQFYKYKKPRQWLSSAGLGAMGFGLPAAIGASVANPDAIVVDIDGDGSFIMNVQELATIRVENLPVKILILNNQHLGMVMQWEDRFYKANRAHTYLGNPGAEDEIFPNMLQFASACGIPAARVTKKAELREAIQKMLDTPGPYLLDVICPHQEHVLPMIPSGGTFNDVITEGDGRTKY from the exons ATGGCGGCGGCAAcaacaccatcatcatcttcgatCCCCTTCTCAACAAAACCTTCCTCCTCCAAATCACCATTACCAATCTCCAGGTTCACCCTCCCATTCGCACTAAACCCCACCAAATCCTCCTCCTCCCGCCGCCGCGGTATCAAATCAACCTCCCTCTCCATCTCCGCCGTGCTCAACACAACCACCAATGTCTCAACCACAACTCCTCCATCAAAACCAACcaaacccgaaaaaaaaaaattcgtctCCCGATTCGCTCCAGATCAGCCACGCAAAGGCGCTGACATCCTCGTCGAAGCTTTAGAACGTCAAGGCGTAGAAACAGTCTTCGCTTACCCAGGAGGTGCATCAATGGAGATTCACCAAGCCTTAACTCGTTCCTCCTCGATCCGTAACGTCCTTCCACGTCACGAACAAGGAGGCGTATTCGCAGCTGAAG GCTACGCTAGATCCACAGGTAAACCAGGTATCTGTATAGCAACCTCAGGTCCTGGAGCTACAAATCTCGTTAGCGGATTAGCCGATGCCTTGTTAGATAGTGTTCCTCTTGTAGCGATCACGGGTCAAGTCCCTCGTAGGATGATTGGTACTGATGCGTTTCAAGAAACTCCCATCGTTGAGGTGACGCGTTCGATTACTAAACATAACTATCTTGTGATGGATGTTGAAGATATTCCTAGGATTGTTGAGGAAGCTTTCTTTTTAGCTACTTCTGGTAGACCTGGACCTGTTTTGGTTGATGTTCCTAAAGATATCCAGCAGCAGCTTGCGATTCCTAATTGGGAACAGGCTATGAGGTTACCTGGTTATATGTCTAGGATGCCTAAACCTCCGGAAGATTCTCATTTGGAGCAGATTGTTAGGTTGATTTCTGAATCTAAGAAGCCTGTGTTGTATGTTGGTGGTGGTTGTTTGAATTCGAGTGAGGAGTTGGGTAGGTTTGTTGAACTTACTGGTATCCCTGTTGCGAGTACGTTGATGGGTCTTGGTGCTTATCCTTGTGATGATGAGTTGTCGTTGCATATGCTTGGCATGCACGGGACCGTGTATGCTAATTACTCTGTGGAGCATAGTGATCTGTTGTTGGCTTTTGGGGTGAGGTTTGATGATCGTGTCACGGGTAAGCTTGAGGCTTTTGCTAGTAGGGCGAAGATTGTTCACATTGATATTGACTCGGCTGAGATTGGGAAGAACAAGACTCCTCATGTGTCTGTGTGTGGAGATGTTAAGTTGGCTTTGCAAGGGATGAACAAGGTTCTTGAGAACCGAGCTGAGGAGCTTAAGCTTGATTTCGGGGTTTGGAGAAGTGAGTTGAACGAACAGAAACAAAAGTTCCCTCTGAGCTTCAAGACGTTTGGGGAAGCTATTCCTCCACAGTATGCGATTCAGGTCCTTGATGAGCTGACTGATGGGAGAGCCATTATAAGCACTGGTGTCGGTCAGCATCAAATGTGGGCGGCGCAGTTTTACAAGTACAAAAAACCAAGGCAGTGGCTATCATCAGCAGGCCTTGGAGCTATGGGTTTTGGACTTCCCGCTGCTATTGGAGCGTCCGTTGCGAACCCTGATGCGATTGTTGTGGATATTGACGGAGATGGAAGCTTCATAATGAATGTGCAAGAGCTGGCCACTATCAGGGTAGAGAATCTCCCAGTGAAGATACTTATACTAAACAACCAGCATCTTGGCATGGTTATGCAATGGGAGGATCGGTTCTACAAAGCTAACCGAGCTCACACATATCTTGGTAACCCGGGAGCGGAGGACGAGATATTCCCGAACATGCTGCAGTTTGCATCAGCTTGCGGGATTCCAGCGGCGAGGGTGACAAAGAAAGCAGAGCTCCGAGAAGCTATCCAGAAAATGCTGGATACCCCAGGACCATACTTGTTGGATGTGATTTGTCCGCACCAAGAGCATGTGTTGCCGATGATCCCAAGTGGCGGCACTTTCAATGATGTCATAACGGAAGGAGATGGCCGGACGAAATACTGA
- the LOC104711353 gene encoding uncharacterized protein LOC104711353 — protein sequence MQARFELDEDWQRISVIHQMGHLWRSHKSVTVKAINLAANNQERMNLRPPNIGPVDWQKFVKLKTSAAFKAVSEKYKAKRKNQIPHTTSRKGISRLTEEMKAESEDPSSVTRLDVWIKSRTKKDGTPVDTNAADLIQKAAEIGGSDAPAFLTNPDEDHLAKLLGPDNSGRLRAMGRGMSKTKLACLQMQSKCMAEMEERQVKLVKQVNALESELGRIKNQRPEAEMDENSAARVTYSYFFSYQLSDSS from the exons ATGCAGGCAAGGTTTGAGCTTGATGAAGATTGGCAAAGGATATCTGTGATTCACCAGATGGGACATTTGTGGCGATCACACAAGTCTGTCACGGTGAAGGCTATAAATTTGGCTGCAAATAACCAAGAGAGGATGAATTTGAGACCACCAAATATTGGTCCTGTTGATTGGCAAAAATTTGTCAAACTCAAAACTAGTGCTGCATTTAAG GCCGTGAGtgagaaatataaagcaaaaagaaagaatcagataCCTCACACCACTAGTCGTAAAGGGATCAGCAGACTAACAGAAGAAATG AAAGCTGAAAGTGAAGATCCTTCCAGCGTGACAAGACTAGATGTTTGGATCAAGTCTCGCACCAAAAAGGATGGTACACCAGTAGATACGAATGCAGCTGATTTGATT CAAAAAGCAGCTGAAATTGGTGGAAGTGATGCTccagcatttttaacaaatccagATGAAGATCACCTCGCCAAGCTTTTAGGACCTGACAATTCTGGTAGGCTGAGGGCAATGGGTAGAGGCATGAGTAAGACCAAATTAGCTTGTTTACAAATGCAGAGCAAGTGTATGGCTGAAATGGAAGAGCGGcaagtaaaattagtaaaacaggTCAATGCCTTGGAAAGTGAACTTGGCAGAATCAAGAATCAG agaccagaagctgaaatggatgaaaactcagctgcaagagtaacatattcttacttcttttcatatcagctaagtgattcttcttag
- the LOC104711352 gene encoding acetolactate synthase, chloroplastic-like isoform X2 — MAAATTPSSSSIPFSTKPSSSKSPLPISRFTLPFALNPTKSSSSRRRGIKSTSLSISAVLNTTTNVSTTTPPSKPTKPEKKKFVSRFAPDQPRKGADILVEALERQGVETVFAYPGGASMEIHQALTRSSSIRNVLPRHEQGGVFAAEGYARSTGKPGICIATSGPGATNLVSGLADALLDSVPLVAITGQVPRRMIGTDAFQETPIVEVTRSITKHNYLVMDVEDIPRIVEEAFFLATSGRPGPVLVDVPKDIQQQLAIPNWEQAMRLPGYMSRMPKPPEDSHLEQIVRLISESKKPVLYVGGGCLNSSEELGRFVELTGIPVASTLMGLGAYPCDDELSLHMLGMHGTVYANYSVEHSDLLLAFGVRFDDRVTGKLEAFASRAKIVHIDIDSAEIGKNKTPHVSVCGDVKLALQGMNKVLENRAEELKLDFGVWRSELNEQKQKFPLSFKTFGEAIPPQYAIQVLDELTDGRAIISTGVGQHQMWAAQFYKYKKPRQWLSSAGLGAMGFGLPAAIGASVANPDAIVVDIDGDGSFIMNVQELATIRVENLPVKILILNNQHLGMVMQWEDRFYKANRAHTYLGNPGAEDEIFPNMLQFASACGIPAARVTKKAELREAIQKMLDTPGPYLLDVICPHQEHVLPMIPSGGTFNDVITEGDGRTKY; from the exons ATGGCGGCGGCAAcaacaccatcatcatcttcgatCCCCTTCTCAACAAAACCTTCCTCCTCCAAATCACCATTACCAATCTCCAGGTTCACCCTCCCATTCGCACTAAACCCCACCAAATCCTCCTCCTCCCGCCGCCGCGGTATCAAATCAACCTCCCTCTCCATCTCCGCCGTGCTCAACACAACCACCAATGTCTCAACCACAACTCCTCCATCAAAACCAACcaaacccgaaaaaaaaaaattcgtctCCCGATTCGCTCCAGATCAGCCACGCAAAGGCGCTGACATCCTCGTCGAAGCTTTAGAACGTCAAGGCGTAGAAACAGTCTTCGCTTACCCAGGAGGTGCATCAATGGAGATTCACCAAGCCTTAACTCGTTCCTCCTCGATCCGTAACGTCCTTCCACGTCACGAACAAGGAGGCGTATTCGCAGCTGAAGGCTACGCTAGATCCACAGGTAAACCAGGTATCTGTATAGCAACCTCAGGTCCTGGAGCTACAAATCTCGTTAGCGGATTAGCCGATGCCTTGTTAGATAGTGTTCCTCTTGTAGCGATCACGGGTCAAGTCCCTCGTAGGATGATTGGTACTGATGCGTTTCAAGAAACTCCCATCGTTGAGGTGACGCGTTCGATTACTAAACATAACTATCTTGTGATGGATGTTGAAGATATTCCTAGGATTGTTGAGGAAGCTTTCTTTTTAGCTACTTCTGGTAGACCTGGACCTGTTTTGGTTGATGTTCCTAAAGATATCCAGCAGCAGCTTGCGATTCCTAATTGGGAACAGGCTATGAGGTTACCTGGTTATATGTCTAGGATGCCTAAACCTCCGGAAGATTCTCATTTGGAGCAGATTGTTAGGTTGATTTCTGAATCTAAGAAGCCTGTGTTGTATGTTGGTGGTGGTTGTTTGAATTCGAGTGAGGAGTTGGGTAGGTTTGTTGAACTTACTGGTATCCCTGTTGCGAGTACGTTGATGGGTCTTGGTGCTTATCCTTGTGATGATGAGTTGTCGTTGCATATGCTTGGCATGCACGGGACCGTGTATGCTAATTACTCTGTGGAGCATAGTGATCTGTTGTTGGCTTTTGGGGTGAGGTTTGATGATCGTGTCACGGGTAAGCTTGAGGCTTTTGCTAGTAGGGCGAAGATTGTTCACATTGATATTGACTCGGCTGAGATTGGGAAGAACAAGACTCCTCATGTGTCTGTGTGTGGAGATGTTAAGTTGGCTTTGCAAGGGATGAACAAGGTTCTTGAGAACCGAGCTGAGGAGCTTAAGCTTGATTTCGGGGTTTGGAGAAGTGAGTTGAACGAACAGAAACAAAAGTTCCCTCTGAGCTTCAAGACGTTTGGGGAAGCTATTCCTCCACAGTATGCGATTCAGGTCCTTGATGAGCTGACTGATGGGAGAGCCATTATAAGCACTG GTGTCGGTCAGCATCAAATGTGGGCGGCGCAGTTTTACAAGTACAAAAAACCAAGGCAGTGGCTATCATCAGCAGGCCTTGGAGCTATGGGTTTTGGACTTCCCGCTGCTATTGGAGCGTCCGTTGCGAACCCTGATGCGATTGTTGTGGATATTGACGGAGATGGAAGCTTCATAATGAATGTGCAAGAGCTGGCCACTATCAGGGTAGAGAATCTCCCAGTGAAGATACTTATACTAAACAACCAGCATCTTGGCATGGTTATGCAATGGGAGGATCGGTTCTACAAAGCTAACCGAGCTCACACATATCTTGGTAACCCGGGAGCGGAGGACGAGATATTCCCGAACATGCTGCAGTTTGCATCAGCTTGCGGGATTCCAGCGGCGAGGGTGACAAAGAAAGCAGAGCTCCGAGAAGCTATCCAGAAAATGCTGGATACCCCAGGACCATACTTGTTGGATGTGATTTGTCCGCACCAAGAGCATGTGTTGCCGATGATCCCAAGTGGCGGCACTTTCAATGATGTCATAACGGAAGGAGATGGCCGGACGAAATACTGA
- the LOC109126174 gene encoding protein transport protein Sec61 subunit gamma-3-like: MEAIDSAIDPFRDFAKSSIRLVQRCHKPDRKEFTRVAVRTAIGFVVMGFVGFFVKLVFIPINNIIVGSS, translated from the exons ATGGAGGCCATTGATTCAGCAATCGATCCTTTCAGAGATTTCGCTAAGAGCAGTATTCGTCTCGTCCAGCGCTGTCACAAACCCGATCGCAAAG AATTCACGAGAGTTGCTGTGCGTACTGCGATTGGATTTGTGGTGATGGGATTCGTTGGCTTCTTCGTCAAGCTCGTCTTCATCCCAATCAACAACATCATCGTTGGATCTTCTTAG